In one window of Henckelia pumila isolate YLH828 chromosome 1, ASM3356847v2, whole genome shotgun sequence DNA:
- the LOC140876465 gene encoding uncharacterized protein has protein sequence MDREWQRRHDQFHTIGYRDGLIVGKEAFAQEGFNIGFKDSVSIGYNWACARGITSVMAFLPHGLKEKMVETEETRNKFQRLHESIHSLSTTDALKLFNEYQKRKAGNQDEDATCRATDANLNNQIRDIDVLQNYYRELRSLVDEFPLMDVRIQNESNETSLFTP, from the exons ATGGATAGAGAGTGGCAAAGGAGGCATGATCAATTCCATACG ATTGGCTATCGAGATGGTCTGATAGTTGGAAAGGAAGCTTTTGCACAAGAAGGATTCAATATTGGCTTCAAGGATTCAGTATCTATCGGCTACAATTGGGCTTGTGCCAGAGGGATTACTAG TGTTATGGCTTTTCTTCCCCATGGATTAAAGGAAAAGATGGTTGAAACCGAGGAAACGAGAAACAAGTTCCAACGCTTGCATGAATCCATTCATTCTCTCTCGACAACAGATGCTCTAAAACTTTTCAACGAGTACCAGAAAAGGAAGGCGGGAAACCAGGACGAGGATGCTACTTGCAGAGCCACCGATGCAAATTTGAATAACCAAATTCGAGACATCGACGTTTTACAGAATTACTATAGAGAACTGCGGTCacttgtggatgaatttcctcttATGGATGTGAGGattcaaaacgaatcaaatGAAACATCTTTGTTTACTCCTTAG